One genomic window of Pirellulales bacterium includes the following:
- a CDS encoding mechanosensitive ion channel: MRRSGTAAQAPLNSTFEKRLTHGETFVLLAALLVGWLVPATALGQTYVGGVPLLARQPAPPGEPGTTSTAVPVTVEALEARLRDVETDTALDEKAKVFLTEHYRAALDDRKRAADLNARRESLARQLSEVPDRSKVVADELAKPVTEPNLVVPSNAAVGELQQLAAEQVTRRKQLADEKKELDAEPQRRIDRKLDISRTRETSQDQLSEVRRRLTAIGGRTDLPPELSLADQAALLAREQLLVAQLALWELEEQFFSSTIELLEQEQKLAARRLSAAQALVDAWQEKLQLARVKEARGQAMSASTAAARVRDDATKALAEENKALAALRIQLPEQIRALQQKVDSLDHSLKELKSRAERDRGKVDDAGLTEPIRSLLSRRRRELERDRIDLERDLLHGQTRAPLWRKLVAAQEQLFALEDQAEALDELDDAVDELLQSPAFAANTTPREELRNNVRTLLANQSTILTSLIPDYREYYEALIDVDTKQQLLREQQAEYSDWIDGLMLWIRSTEVAHAGTLQDAVACLSKLRDPQDWKAAAEVAEGVLRIHPLSAGLGVLVMFAVVLARDKLRKRMRQQGEIAARRNCAVFGPTLESLAATIISAAMWPGFCWFIAWLLVAKETGALGAALSSAFATTAQVMLLGEFLCQVCRPLGLAEAHFQWPARGVSIVRRNLRAAMFVGLPFLLITVTIHSSTQTDEVWRHSLGRLLFIAGMLLVAFFVHRILRPSSGALADYITLYPQGWASRLRPLWYAAAMAAPLSLALLSAAGYHYTADQLAWRMFVTLAILTGAVVVHALLLRWLLITRRRLAMQQARERRAAMVEARQDVVTAEGDTAGAIVLEEPMIDLSTIDEQTRKLINVLVCVLLGVGCYLAWVDVLPALGVLNQITLWSSDTAINLGVNQLGMPVQDITLAHLLLSLVAVALTYVAGKNIPGLLEIAVLQRLPLTASARYAVSTVCRYLIVVIGAMIAFGLVGIGWSKVQWLVAAMTVGLGFGLQEIFANFVSGLIILFEQPVRLGDVITVGNMSGTVTRIRMRATTITNGDRQELIVPNKDFITGRVVNWTLSDTIQRLQVNVGVAYGSDVSLVRDLLQRAAREHTLVLKDPEPKATFESFGDSTMNFALQAFVPGLEVVSAARHDILSSIDRLFREAEIEIAYPQRDLRIRSIATPVAIVDERCAS; the protein is encoded by the coding sequence ATGCGACGATCCGGCACGGCGGCCCAGGCCCCTTTGAATTCTACCTTCGAAAAACGACTGACCCACGGCGAGACGTTCGTTTTGTTGGCGGCCTTGCTCGTGGGTTGGCTCGTGCCGGCCACGGCCCTGGGACAAACCTACGTGGGTGGCGTCCCTCTCTTGGCGCGGCAACCAGCCCCCCCGGGCGAGCCCGGTACGACCAGCACGGCCGTGCCAGTTACCGTCGAGGCCCTGGAGGCCCGCCTGCGCGACGTGGAGACCGACACGGCGCTCGATGAAAAAGCGAAGGTCTTTCTCACCGAGCACTACCGCGCGGCCCTCGATGATCGCAAGCGGGCCGCCGACCTGAATGCACGGCGCGAGTCGCTGGCCAGGCAATTGAGCGAAGTGCCCGATCGATCGAAGGTGGTCGCTGACGAGCTGGCGAAGCCAGTCACCGAACCGAACCTGGTGGTGCCATCCAACGCCGCGGTGGGCGAGTTGCAGCAACTTGCGGCTGAGCAGGTGACACGTCGCAAGCAGTTGGCCGACGAGAAGAAAGAACTCGATGCCGAGCCGCAACGCCGCATCGATCGCAAGCTCGATATTTCGCGCACGCGCGAGACCTCCCAAGATCAATTGTCCGAGGTACGGCGCCGCCTGACAGCGATCGGCGGCCGCACCGATTTGCCTCCCGAGTTGTCGCTGGCGGATCAGGCGGCGCTGCTGGCCCGAGAGCAGTTGCTGGTCGCTCAGCTCGCGTTGTGGGAACTGGAAGAGCAGTTCTTCTCTTCCACGATCGAATTATTGGAACAGGAGCAGAAGCTGGCCGCTCGGCGGCTTTCGGCAGCGCAGGCACTCGTCGATGCCTGGCAAGAAAAGCTGCAGCTTGCGCGGGTCAAGGAAGCGCGGGGCCAGGCCATGAGTGCCAGCACCGCCGCCGCGCGAGTACGTGACGACGCCACGAAGGCGCTGGCCGAGGAGAACAAGGCCCTGGCGGCGCTACGGATCCAGTTGCCCGAGCAGATTCGTGCGTTGCAGCAGAAGGTCGATTCGCTCGACCACTCGCTCAAGGAGTTGAAGTCGCGTGCCGAACGCGACCGCGGCAAGGTGGACGATGCCGGACTTACGGAACCGATTCGCTCGCTCCTGTCGCGTCGGCGGCGGGAACTCGAACGCGATCGTATCGACTTGGAGAGGGATTTGCTACACGGCCAGACGCGGGCTCCGCTGTGGCGCAAACTGGTCGCTGCGCAGGAGCAACTCTTCGCGCTCGAAGATCAGGCCGAAGCGCTGGACGAACTCGACGACGCCGTGGACGAACTGCTGCAAAGCCCGGCTTTTGCCGCCAATACGACGCCGCGGGAAGAGCTCCGGAATAACGTGCGGACCTTGCTGGCCAACCAGTCCACGATTCTCACCAGCCTCATTCCGGATTATCGCGAGTATTACGAGGCGCTCATCGACGTCGATACGAAGCAACAACTGCTCCGCGAGCAGCAGGCCGAATACTCGGACTGGATCGACGGGCTGATGTTGTGGATTCGTAGCACCGAAGTGGCGCATGCCGGCACGCTGCAAGATGCCGTGGCCTGCTTGAGCAAGCTGCGCGATCCGCAGGATTGGAAAGCCGCCGCCGAGGTGGCCGAAGGAGTGCTGCGGATCCATCCACTGTCGGCGGGCTTGGGGGTGCTCGTCATGTTCGCGGTGGTCCTGGCACGCGACAAGCTGCGGAAGCGGATGCGCCAGCAAGGCGAGATCGCCGCGCGTCGCAACTGTGCGGTCTTCGGACCGACGCTGGAGTCGCTGGCCGCGACGATCATCTCGGCGGCCATGTGGCCCGGGTTCTGCTGGTTTATCGCGTGGCTTCTGGTGGCGAAAGAAACGGGCGCCCTCGGCGCCGCGCTCTCGAGCGCCTTCGCGACCACCGCGCAGGTCATGCTGCTGGGCGAGTTCCTGTGCCAGGTTTGTCGCCCCCTGGGGTTGGCCGAGGCGCATTTCCAATGGCCGGCGCGGGGCGTGAGCATCGTGCGACGCAACCTGCGCGCGGCCATGTTCGTGGGGCTGCCCTTCCTGCTGATCACGGTGACGATTCACTCGTCGACCCAGACCGATGAGGTCTGGCGACACTCGCTCGGGCGACTGCTTTTCATCGCCGGGATGTTGCTCGTGGCGTTCTTCGTACACCGTATTCTGCGACCTTCATCCGGTGCGTTGGCCGATTACATCACGCTGTATCCGCAAGGGTGGGCCAGTCGGCTCAGGCCGTTGTGGTATGCGGCGGCCATGGCCGCGCCGTTGAGCCTCGCGCTGCTTTCCGCGGCCGGTTATCACTATACGGCCGATCAACTCGCGTGGCGCATGTTTGTCACGCTGGCGATTCTTACCGGAGCGGTCGTCGTGCATGCCCTGCTGCTCCGCTGGCTGCTGATCACGCGCCGCCGCTTGGCGATGCAGCAGGCACGCGAACGACGCGCCGCGATGGTCGAAGCGCGCCAGGACGTGGTGACCGCCGAGGGAGACACCGCCGGCGCGATCGTGCTCGAAGAGCCCATGATCGACCTGTCGACGATCGATGAACAGACGCGCAAGCTGATCAACGTGCTGGTCTGCGTCTTGCTGGGGGTGGGCTGCTACCTGGCCTGGGTCGACGTGCTGCCTGCCCTGGGGGTGCTCAATCAGATTACCCTCTGGTCATCGGATACGGCCATCAACCTGGGAGTGAACCAACTCGGCATGCCGGTGCAGGATATTACCCTGGCGCACTTGCTGCTTTCGCTGGTTGCCGTCGCGCTCACTTATGTCGCCGGCAAGAATATACCGGGCTTGCTCGAGATCGCCGTTTTGCAGCGACTGCCGCTGACCGCCTCGGCCCGTTATGCCGTCTCGACGGTCTGTCGATATCTCATCGTGGTGATCGGCGCGATGATCGCCTTCGGGCTGGTCGGCATCGGCTGGTCGAAGGTGCAATGGTTGGTCGCGGCCATGACGGTCGGCCTCGGCTTCGGCTTGCAGGAGATCTTTGCCAACTTCGTCTCGGGCCTGATTATCCTCTTCGAGCAGCCGGTCCGTCTGGGCGACGTGATTACCGTGGGCAACATGTCGGGCACGGTCACCCGCATTCGGATGAGGGCGACCACGATCACGAATGGTGATCGCCAGGAATTGATCGTGCCGAACAAGGACTTCATCACGGGACGCGTCGTCAACTGGACGCTGAGCGACACGATCCAGCGCCTGCAGGTCAACGTGGGCGTGGCGTACGGTTCCGATGTTTCGCTCGTACGCGACCTGTTGCAGCGAGCGGCCCGCGAGCATACGCTCGTGCTCAAGGATCCGGAACCGAAAGCCACGTTCGAATCGTTCGGAGACAGCACGATGAACTTCGCGCTGCAGGCCTTTGTGCCGGGCCTGGAAGTCGTGTCGGCTGCCCGGCACGACATCCTGTCGTCGATCGATCGCTTGTTCCGCGAGGCCGAGATCGAAATTGCTTATCCGCAGCGCGATTTGCGGATACGTTCGATCGCCACGCCGGTGGCGATCGTCGACGAGCGTTGTGCTTCCTAG
- the corA gene encoding magnesium/cobalt transporter CorA yields the protein MHRRKRKARFQRRTQPGALPGSVVVDPLAKSPKLHLLSYGSDRCEERMLGKVSEAREYLDKYPVTWINVEGLGDATIIGQVGEMFGLHRLALEDVVNVHQRAKVEEYRDHLFIVTRIPRQNAHFDSEQVSIFLGKNYVVSFLEDPGDCFEQVRQRVRAGQGHARVAGPDYLAYALIDAAVDAYFPVLEHQGDRLDTLEDLMLAKPSAQTIRDLHGSKSILRSMRRVLWPQREALNVLVRDHSSLVRDETRVYFRDCYDHTVQLIDLLEVDRERCADLLDLYLSNASNRLNEVMRVLTVISTLFIPLTFIVGIYGMNFNTKTSPWNMPELEWYYGYPLVWLTMIVVVVGQFIFFVRKGWIGSSLPPEKHAPEGEQDEVQHESHDHNEIGRPSHQA from the coding sequence ATGCATCGTCGCAAGCGCAAGGCACGATTTCAACGCCGCACGCAGCCCGGGGCGTTGCCCGGCAGCGTGGTGGTCGATCCCTTGGCGAAGTCGCCCAAGCTGCACCTGCTGTCCTATGGCAGCGATCGCTGCGAAGAGCGCATGCTCGGCAAGGTCAGCGAGGCACGCGAATACCTGGACAAGTACCCGGTCACCTGGATCAATGTCGAAGGGCTGGGAGATGCCACCATCATCGGTCAGGTGGGCGAGATGTTCGGCCTGCACCGGCTGGCCCTCGAAGACGTGGTCAACGTGCATCAGCGGGCCAAGGTCGAGGAGTATCGCGACCATCTTTTTATCGTCACGCGCATCCCGCGACAGAATGCCCATTTCGACAGCGAGCAGGTGAGCATCTTTCTGGGGAAGAACTACGTCGTCTCGTTTCTCGAAGACCCGGGCGACTGCTTCGAGCAGGTACGGCAGCGGGTCAGGGCAGGGCAGGGGCACGCCCGCGTGGCGGGGCCCGACTATCTTGCTTATGCCTTGATTGACGCCGCCGTGGACGCCTACTTTCCCGTGCTCGAACACCAGGGGGACAGGCTCGACACGCTCGAAGATCTCATGCTGGCGAAGCCCAGCGCGCAGACGATCCGGGATTTGCACGGGTCGAAGAGCATTTTGCGCAGCATGCGCCGCGTGCTCTGGCCGCAGCGCGAAGCGCTGAACGTGCTGGTGCGAGATCACTCGAGCCTGGTCCGCGATGAGACCCGGGTCTACTTTCGCGATTGCTACGATCACACGGTGCAGTTGATCGATCTGCTCGAGGTGGATCGCGAGCGCTGTGCCGACCTGTTGGACCTGTACCTCTCGAACGCGAGCAATCGCCTGAACGAGGTGATGCGCGTGCTGACGGTTATCTCGACGCTGTTCATTCCGCTCACGTTCATCGTGGGGATCTACGGCATGAACTTCAACACGAAGACCTCCCCCTGGAACATGCCCGAGCTGGAGTGGTACTACGGTTACCCGCTCGTCTGGCTGACGATGATCGTGGTGGTGGTGGGGCAGTTCATCTTCTTCGTCCGCAAAGGCTGGATCGGCTCGTCACTTCCGCCAGAGAAGCATGCGCCCGAGGGGGAGCAGGACGAAGTGCAACACGAATCGCACGATCACAACGAGATCGGTCGGCCAAGCCATCAGGCGTAA
- a CDS encoding NUDIX hydrolase: protein MPDKSWTLLSSRTVFEHFIFDLHCDLYRLAPDGHESEFVRLECADWVNVIPITAEGDVVFVRQYRHGVRALSLEIPGGMVDEGEPAGAAALRELQEETGYDSSQVRRLGDLWPNPAIQNNHCHLYVAENCRLVAPPRPDPRERIEVVTHPLAEIPRLIRDGEIRHSLVICAFALYGIVPATTE, encoded by the coding sequence ATGCCCGACAAGAGTTGGACTCTGCTCTCCTCGCGCACGGTCTTCGAGCATTTCATCTTCGACCTGCACTGCGATCTTTATCGCCTGGCGCCCGACGGGCACGAAAGCGAGTTCGTGCGGTTGGAGTGCGCCGATTGGGTCAATGTGATCCCCATCACCGCCGAGGGAGACGTCGTCTTCGTGCGGCAGTATCGACACGGCGTGCGCGCCCTTTCACTCGAGATCCCCGGCGGCATGGTCGACGAGGGAGAACCGGCCGGCGCGGCCGCGCTGCGCGAGCTGCAAGAAGAAACGGGCTACGACTCTTCCCAAGTGCGACGACTGGGCGACCTGTGGCCGAATCCCGCCATTCAAAACAACCACTGCCATCTCTACGTGGCCGAGAACTGCCGCCTGGTGGCTCCCCCGCGCCCCGACCCGCGCGAACGGATCGAGGTCGTGACGCACCCTCTCGCCGAGATACCGCGACTGATCCGCGACGGTGAGATCCGGCACTCGCTGGTGATTTGCGCCTTTGCCCTGTACGGCATCGTGCCCGCCACAACCGAGTAG
- a CDS encoding efflux RND transporter permease subunit → MTIWDLCIKRPIFTAMLVSAPIVMGIASFNRLGVDLFPNVDLPVVVITTTLQGASVEEMETSITKPVEEIVNTISGIDELRSTTKEGLSQVTVQFVLEKNGDTAAQEVRDKISTILSQFPPGTDPPIIDKFDLDASPVATIAISGRRDQREVTEIAKKQVKEVLETVSGVGAVVMVGGRERAVNVIVDAWRLVAYGLSIEDVRQALVRQNLEMPGGRVDRGSQEVVLRTMGRVPSSSAFGELIIADRDGYPVRINDIARVEDTYAEPRGLSRLDGDTAVSLVVQKQSGTNTVEVVHAVKQRLEKVLETLPADINIEVIRDQSRFIETSIEELKFHLVLAAALVSLTILLFIRDWRTTVIASLAIPSSVVAAFVFMDWMGFTLNNITMLGLILAIGIVIDDAVVVHENIFRHMEEHGTDARTASSTATREIALAVVATTLSLLVIFVPIAFMSGRVGRFFNSFGFTVGFAVLMSMFISFTMTPMLCAHFLKLESGHHSSKGGFIWRAIDGFYGWILGWSLRHRWVIVLASVGLLAATPAIFANVGMDFVPRDDQSEFEISMTLPEGYSLERADKMLREIEARVAKLRGVTHQFTIIGDTTGRIAEGQGDVTQASIYVRLIDLRERDYTQFDVMHDARLVMADYPDIRGAVQDVQAFQGSGFRQVDIDLNLSGPDLAELQTMAEQITDWLRGTGHYVDVDTSLALRKPELRVEVDREKASDLGVPIETIAATLQVLVGGQIVSKYKEDDEQYDVWLRADLPYRRSRESIGAMTLPSPKVGLVELANLAKLVPAQGPSTIDRFGRRRQVVVVANLQGLALGDAVNEISQHMRTMDLPSGYSWEFIGRAKLLAESNSNFVVAFALSFLFMYMVLAAQFESFVHPITILLALPLTLPFALISLILLRTPMDIYAMFGIFMLFGIVKKNGILQIDYTNVLREKGLPRDAAILEANHTRLRPILMTTLMLVAAMVPIALGQGPGAAARASMAKVILGGQTLSLLLTLLITPVAYSLWDDLTRLVFRIAKRKNAASAEPAAAASLSSQETAAGPPPPVQD, encoded by the coding sequence GTGACCATTTGGGATCTCTGCATTAAACGGCCGATCTTCACGGCCATGCTCGTGTCGGCCCCGATCGTCATGGGGATCGCCTCCTTCAATCGCTTGGGGGTCGATCTCTTTCCCAACGTCGACCTGCCGGTCGTGGTGATTACCACCACGCTGCAGGGGGCCAGCGTCGAGGAAATGGAAACCTCGATCACCAAACCGGTGGAAGAGATCGTCAACACGATCTCCGGCATCGACGAGCTGCGCTCGACGACCAAGGAAGGACTCTCGCAGGTCACCGTCCAGTTTGTGCTGGAGAAAAACGGCGATACCGCGGCGCAAGAAGTGCGAGACAAGATTTCGACCATCCTCTCGCAGTTTCCGCCGGGCACCGATCCGCCGATCATCGACAAGTTCGATCTCGATGCCTCGCCCGTGGCGACGATCGCCATCTCGGGCCGCCGCGATCAACGCGAAGTCACCGAGATCGCCAAGAAGCAGGTCAAGGAAGTTCTCGAAACCGTTTCGGGCGTGGGCGCCGTCGTCATGGTGGGGGGCCGCGAACGCGCGGTGAATGTGATCGTCGACGCGTGGCGGCTCGTCGCCTACGGCCTCTCGATCGAGGATGTCCGGCAGGCCCTGGTCCGGCAGAATCTCGAAATGCCGGGGGGGCGCGTCGACCGCGGTTCGCAGGAGGTCGTGCTGCGCACCATGGGGCGCGTCCCCTCCTCGTCCGCCTTCGGCGAATTGATCATCGCCGATCGCGACGGCTATCCCGTGCGCATCAACGACATCGCCCGTGTCGAAGACACCTACGCCGAGCCGCGCGGGCTGAGCCGGCTCGATGGCGATACGGCCGTCAGCCTGGTCGTGCAGAAGCAGTCGGGCACGAACACGGTCGAGGTCGTCCACGCCGTCAAGCAACGCCTGGAGAAGGTTCTCGAAACGCTTCCCGCCGATATCAATATCGAGGTCATCCGCGATCAATCGCGTTTCATCGAAACGTCGATCGAGGAGCTCAAGTTCCACCTCGTGCTGGCGGCCGCGCTGGTCAGCCTGACGATTCTGCTCTTCATCCGCGACTGGCGGACCACGGTGATCGCGTCGCTCGCCATTCCGTCGTCGGTGGTGGCCGCGTTCGTGTTCATGGACTGGATGGGCTTCACGCTCAACAACATCACGATGCTGGGGTTGATCCTGGCGATCGGCATCGTGATCGACGATGCCGTCGTGGTCCACGAGAACATTTTCCGCCACATGGAAGAGCACGGGACCGACGCCCGAACCGCGTCGAGCACGGCCACGCGCGAGATCGCGCTGGCCGTGGTGGCGACCACGCTGTCGCTGCTGGTGATCTTCGTGCCGATCGCCTTCATGTCGGGGCGCGTGGGGCGGTTCTTCAACAGCTTCGGCTTCACCGTCGGCTTCGCCGTGCTGATGAGCATGTTCATCTCGTTCACGATGACCCCCATGCTCTGTGCCCATTTCCTCAAGCTCGAATCGGGGCACCACAGCAGCAAGGGGGGCTTCATCTGGCGCGCGATCGACGGCTTCTATGGCTGGATCCTGGGATGGTCGCTACGGCACCGCTGGGTCATCGTGCTGGCGTCCGTCGGCTTGCTCGCCGCCACACCGGCCATTTTTGCGAACGTGGGCATGGATTTCGTCCCCCGCGACGATCAGAGCGAGTTCGAAATCTCGATGACCCTGCCCGAAGGGTACTCGCTCGAGCGGGCCGATAAGATGCTCCGCGAGATCGAGGCTCGCGTGGCCAAATTGCGCGGCGTGACGCACCAGTTCACGATCATTGGCGACACGACCGGTCGCATCGCCGAAGGCCAGGGGGACGTGACGCAGGCCTCGATCTATGTGCGGCTGATCGATCTGCGCGAGCGCGACTACACGCAGTTCGACGTGATGCACGATGCCCGCCTCGTCATGGCCGACTATCCCGATATCCGCGGCGCCGTGCAGGACGTGCAGGCCTTCCAGGGGAGCGGCTTCCGCCAGGTCGACATCGATTTGAACCTGAGCGGACCCGACCTTGCCGAGTTGCAGACGATGGCGGAACAGATCACCGACTGGCTGCGCGGCACGGGGCACTACGTCGATGTCGACACCAGCCTTGCGCTGCGCAAGCCGGAGTTGCGCGTCGAGGTCGACCGCGAGAAGGCCTCGGACCTGGGAGTGCCCATCGAGACGATCGCCGCGACCTTGCAGGTGCTGGTGGGTGGACAAATCGTCTCGAAGTACAAGGAAGACGACGAACAGTACGACGTCTGGCTCCGGGCCGATCTTCCGTATCGCCGCAGCCGCGAGTCGATCGGCGCCATGACGCTCCCCTCACCCAAGGTGGGACTCGTCGAGTTGGCCAACCTGGCTAAACTCGTGCCAGCGCAAGGGCCGTCGACCATCGATCGCTTCGGCCGTCGCAGGCAGGTCGTCGTGGTGGCCAATCTACAAGGGCTCGCCCTCGGCGATGCCGTGAACGAGATCAGCCAGCACATGCGCACGATGGACCTGCCCTCGGGCTACTCCTGGGAGTTCATCGGCCGCGCCAAGCTGCTGGCCGAGTCGAACTCGAACTTCGTCGTCGCGTTCGCCTTGAGCTTTCTGTTCATGTACATGGTGCTGGCCGCGCAGTTCGAGAGCTTCGTCCATCCGATCACCATCCTCTTGGCATTGCCCCTGACGTTGCCCTTTGCCTTGATCTCGCTGATCCTCTTGCGCACGCCGATGGACATCTATGCGATGTTCGGCATCTTCATGCTGTTCGGCATCGTGAAGAAGAACGGCATTCTGCAGATCGACTACACGAACGTGCTGCGCGAAAAGGGCCTGCCGCGCGACGCGGCCATCCTGGAAGCGAACCACACGCGTTTGCGCCCCATTCTGATGACCACCCTGATGCTCGTGGCCGCCATGGTCCCCATCGCGTTGGGGCAAGGTCCCGGCGCCGCCGCGCGGGCCAGCATGGCCAAGGTGATTCTGGGGGGCCAGACCCTCTCGCTGTTGTTGACGTTGCTGATTACGCCGGTCGCCTATTCGTTGTGGGACGACCTGACTCGTCTGGTCTTTCGGATCGCGAAACGCAAGAATGCGGCCAGTGCGGAACCCGCCGCGGCCGCGAGCCTTTCCTCGCAGGAGACAGCGGCCGGCCCGCCACCTCCTGTGCAGGATTAG
- a CDS encoding efflux RND transporter periplasmic adaptor subunit yields MLKVSARLYAIAPLALVGVLALGLLPTTGCGKAEAPAATVASATPAEALAIPVTVEKVTPRPVQRIVYVSATIHGLEEVIVTPEVEGIVKRIHHEVGDRVKPGEILVELNPINYRLAVNEAIQALQLELARLGLKELPAEEFDVTKLPGVVRADRLVENARRRLARVESLFGRKVATEEDFDQARTDFQVAQATLQQTIDETEATIASARLRAATLASAQERLDDTSIYAPDLPTLAPDGSVVVDYVVAERMVAEGEMVRAFPSRDMFRLVVDHPLKVRARVSERNLAAIREGQTLKLKIDAYPSDLFDGKIVRVYPTIDRASRTFQIEAIVPNEDRRLKPGVFAKGGVLTELDENAPTVPLDAVVTFAGVTKVFVVRDNKAYAVEVQLGETGEGWIEIKGDFDPESTVVTSGQTKLADGTPVRIREPETPEMARREP; encoded by the coding sequence GCTGGCGCTGGTGGGAGTCTTGGCGCTAGGTCTGCTCCCAACCACGGGCTGCGGCAAGGCCGAGGCGCCCGCGGCCACCGTGGCCTCGGCGACGCCTGCCGAAGCCCTGGCCATCCCGGTCACGGTCGAAAAGGTAACGCCACGCCCCGTGCAGCGCATCGTCTACGTCAGTGCCACGATCCACGGGCTCGAGGAGGTCATCGTCACCCCCGAGGTCGAAGGGATCGTGAAGCGCATCCATCACGAGGTGGGCGATCGCGTCAAGCCGGGCGAGATCCTCGTCGAGCTCAACCCGATCAACTACCGGCTTGCCGTGAACGAAGCGATCCAGGCCCTGCAACTCGAGTTGGCCCGGCTGGGTCTCAAGGAATTGCCGGCAGAGGAATTCGACGTGACGAAGCTGCCGGGCGTCGTGCGCGCCGACCGGCTCGTCGAGAACGCCCGCCGGCGACTGGCGCGGGTCGAGAGCCTGTTCGGCCGCAAAGTGGCCACGGAGGAGGACTTCGACCAGGCGCGCACCGATTTCCAAGTCGCGCAGGCCACGCTGCAACAGACCATCGACGAGACCGAGGCCACGATTGCCTCGGCCCGATTGCGGGCCGCGACGTTGGCCTCGGCGCAAGAACGGCTCGACGATACGTCGATCTACGCACCCGATTTACCCACGCTCGCGCCCGACGGCTCGGTCGTCGTCGACTATGTCGTGGCCGAGCGCATGGTGGCCGAAGGAGAAATGGTTCGCGCCTTCCCCTCGCGCGACATGTTCCGCCTGGTGGTCGATCATCCCCTCAAAGTGCGAGCCAGAGTCAGCGAACGCAACCTGGCCGCGATTCGCGAGGGGCAGACGTTGAAGCTCAAGATCGATGCCTATCCGAGCGATCTGTTCGACGGCAAGATCGTGCGCGTCTATCCCACGATCGATCGCGCGAGTCGCACCTTCCAGATCGAAGCGATCGTGCCGAACGAAGATCGCCGCCTCAAGCCGGGGGTCTTTGCCAAGGGAGGCGTGCTTACCGAGCTCGATGAAAACGCCCCCACGGTGCCTCTCGACGCCGTGGTCACCTTTGCCGGCGTGACCAAGGTGTTCGTCGTCCGCGACAATAAGGCCTACGCCGTCGAAGTGCAACTCGGCGAAACGGGAGAGGGCTGGATCGAAATCAAGGGAGATTTCGATCCCGAGAGCACCGTCGTGACGAGCGGCCAGACGAAGCTGGCCGATGGCACCCCCGTCCGGATTCGCGAGCCGGAGACCCCCGAGATGGCGAGGCGCGAGCCGTGA